From the genome of Oryza glaberrima chromosome 1, OglaRS2, whole genome shotgun sequence:
attcaaaaaatttaagtaattattaattcttttcctatcatttgattcattgttaaatatatttttatgtaggcatataattttacatatttcacaaaagtttttgaataagacgaacggtcaaacatgtgctaaaaggtcaatggtgtcaaacatttcgaaacggagggagtagcttcaATTCAGATGTGCTGTACAGCAAGTTCCACTAAAAGGTAGTCATAAGTATTTTGCCACTTTCATCAGTCGGTCCAGTTGATTCAGCAGCTAGCAAGAGAGTTCTGCTGCAATTCTGAACTGTGATGCATAATTCATCCTTGTACAAACTAGTAGGCAACTAGTAGGTTGGCTGTTATTTCTGTTGTTTAGCATTATTCTTCTCAGTGACTTCCTGTTCCCCCCTTTGCATCCATTTGCATCAAAATGGCACCAGAACTCTGCTTACCGCTGTATCGATCACTATCACATATGCTGGAGTGATTGCTTCAGTTATCTAAAAATCATCATCACCTATAGAATCTTTCCAGGTTTGATCAGCAATCCTGGCACTGTGGTGAAAGTATGTATATGATTGACCTGAAAATTTACCTGTATTGATTTTCTCATATGTCATGCGTAATGCTGCATCTGAGGATAAAACTCCTGAAAATGTTAGTTGTGTAAGGGGGTAGTCTTTATATATGCAGTTTAGAAGATCAAAAGATCATTCAAAAGGTATATAGCTTATACCATGGCACAGTCTATAATACAGACATTTATCAAAAGTGGAGATACTACAATTAAATCCTTCCACCGTAGGATCAAGTTAGCTGACTATAGCCCTACAAGAGGAGCTATATGGGAACATACCAAAGAACATCATCCTTCCTCGCAAAATAGCATTGTCGAAAGAAGGGCGGCAGCTCAGGATGATGCAAAGAGACATTCATCTATCGATGGATAGTCCATCATTTCGCTGCTAAACTCTAGATCATCATACCAGTTACTTTGTAGTCCGGATAGTATCATTGCGTCACTGTAGTTTAATAAGTCAATGCTACTCAGTCCTATATTCTCAAGGGAGACACCGTGAAGTGGATAACTGGGTAAGTCCTCAGGCAGAGAAGCCAACTCTGTGCTGCCTATGATACTTGGCTCTTGCGAAGGACGCAAACTTCCTTGGCTGTTCGTCTGATCAAGGCAACAATCTTTAATGCTGGGCAACCCGTCCACACCGGAAGACTTCAGGTCACCGTCAATCGAGGTCACCACACTGTCGCTAAGTTGAACAGAAACTGAATCCACTGTACATGTCAACGCCGGTGATAAGGACTTGATGCAGTCCATAATAGCTGGCTTCACGTCTGAGAAGTCTCTGGCATCCCCCTCCATACCGCAACTCATTGAGATAAGAGGTGGTGGAGCATACAGATTACTAGGGCCAACTGGGTGTTCTAAGTCTGGCTTTGGCAGGCATGAATAATCCCCTAATAGGTCACAGCGTTCATGGTTATGCTTTGGATACTGCATGAACTGCTTCGATGGAATGCCTCCGGTCCAGGCCTGGCATTCCAAGATCATTGTTTCTGATGGCTTCCTGTCCTGATTCACCGGCATGCTTTTGAAAGACAGAACCCCACCTAAACTTGAAGCACTGGTGACATTCTGTGAGTCAGCAGCATCACTTGCTAGAGTTCTTTTTttatctggcacaggcaagggCACTGTGCTCTTGGTGTCCTCTAGCTGAGAATCTAGCATGTTGGCCTGAGTTTGTATATTCTGAGAAGCATGCGGATATCCATTTGCTATGTTGCTTGGTTGCTCTTGGAAGGAACTTCGGAGGTTAAGGTTTTCTGATGTTCCCTTGTGACTGAAATCTTGCCTAGCAGCGCCTAATATCCTTTCCTCATTCTGCTTTTGCAACCTACTCAGGTAGAGGCGATATTTCTGCACAGAATTAATTTTCTTCTTAGAAATACTACAACTATACAATCATAGTAAAAGCAGCTCAACCAAATGATCATCATAATTAACCACAAGTCCAAATAAGGTAAGGATGCAATTGATTGAGTTAAATGTAGATTGCAAATGAGTTTTTTAGGGTTTAAGAGGAAGCTATTCAATAACTATGTTCCTACAGAAGAACAGCATTAAGAGTTTAGCCATGAATACATCCAAAAGTCTATCATGTTAGAAACTCATTGTATACATCCAAAAGTCTATCATGAATACACCATAGCATCCCTTTCTCTGTCAGTAAACTATGAATCTTCTTTGACCTATAGTTCTAGGCAACCTCTGATAGAGGCGGTCTTCTCTTATTAAAAGGATTATCCTTATTGCACTAGAAAGTCTGTGTATCAGATTAAAATTTGCATTTTCTGATCTTCATGTGCCTTATTTCTGAATATTGCAAAAATATTGTCATAACAGACCAGGTACTGTTGACTGGACCAACAGATCTCTGTGCAGTTATCTGAATTCAGTGCTTCCAGTCTAAAATCTTTCAGTCGCTGTAACTGACTGTTTAATATGTTACGTCAAAACTTGGCCccttttataaaagaaaatgaaacatAGCAGTTTACTGTTTGAACATATATGTCATACCTGTAGATGGCTAGCAACGTTTTCTCTTGTTAAGCCAGGAACATTCATCAAGTCCAGTATTTTCTTTGGTCCAACTTCTGCAAGATAGCATCAGTTGCTCTTTCGGAATGAGATTATATGACATAGAAATTTGtagaaaggaaaagggaaatgAATCAGTTTTTGGAGAACACTCACTGTCAAATCCAATTTGGTTGACAGCATTTACGAACTTTTGGTGAAGATCAACAGACCAAACAACTCTAGCCTTTTTAACAGTGTTGCCATCGCTTGACTCCTGATCTGCATGGTCTTTGTCCACATCTTTTCTCTTCCTCATGGTATCAGAGTCAGATCTCATAAAAAGGCTCTTCTCATCCAGTCCCTCAAAACTGTTTCTTAGTATTTGAAGATCGTCGCAGCTATCATTACCTTCGATCTCTTTAACCTCATGCATTTTCTTCCTATACACGTGCTGCCAAATATTCCGGAGCTCCTTCATTCGAACAGGTTTAAGGAGGTAATCACAAGCACCATGCTGGACACCTTTCATCACCCTACTTGTCTCACCATCAATGGACATCACTGTGGAAACAGAATGGAGCAATTTAGTACTTTCTTTGAATTGATATGCAAACCAAATTTGTTAGTTGGAACATGCAGGGAGAAAGACTTTGAGCTTGAATACGGACTTATAACAGGAAGATCCATCTCAAGTCCAATGTGTTCCAGAAGCTTGAAACCATCCATATCAGGCATGTTGACATCGCTAATTACAATGTCGAACTTGTTTTTCCTCTCCCGGAGAATATCCAGAGCAACTCTTGCCAGGCCACATGTGGTGACTGCAGAAGGTAACTGATCACTTCAGTCTTAACTGTCTTGAATAATTCATGACTAGTAGGAATATAAAAATAGGTGTGTACAAAACAGGTTTTTCTGGAAGAGGAAGAATGGGAAAGAGACCATGATATATCGGATCAGCAGCCAAATTTCTTGAGAAGCAGACCATTCAGTGGTTATAAACCGATAATTGGTGTGCCAAAGGAACCAATAAGTGTTTTTCAAATCGAATCTACATAGTCACAAGAACAAAATATGCTATGCTTGCTAGTTCACTTGGAATCTTTACCAGCTTGGAAACCAATTACTGGTGCCACAAAAAGTAAAGAAATTAAATGGTCTGCAGGACTGCAAAAGTGAGAAAATGAGACAGTAACTAAGCCTTATGAATTTTAGTACTTAGTAGCAATCCATCTAAATAGCTAAATATTCATCATTTTGCAGTTGACAAAGCCTTGAAATGGATATATTTGTTCCATATTGTGCTAATGGACCAGGTGCAGCTCCCACTCATAACAGTTCACAACACAAAGTTTGCGAATTATGTCAATGGTACATACACCTCCTACCTGTCTATATGAGCAATAACAGAGCACATGAAGAAGCCAATAAAGTCAGGGGAAATTGCCGACAAAAATCTACAGAAGAAAATTAATTCCCCGGACAACCTTAGTATAATCCAATAATACACAAGTACCATGTACCCGATTTAAGTTAGCAACTAGTCGCATGAGCGAGTTCGCTTCTCAAACGAACTCTCGCTGCGTAATTTGAACAAACACACGACATGCATAGATAGCGGAAccacgcgcgcgcacgcacgcacgcacgccccCAACAGCCCATGTTCCTCCTAGCCTCTGCCGCGGCAAAGCAATCAAAGCTCAAGAACCAGATGGGAAAGCAAAAGATTCCAACCTTCGTAGGAACACTTCCTGAGCATCTTCTCGAGGATCTTGAGCCAGGTGGGGTCGTCGTCCACGACGAGGACGCGCAGCCCGTAGGGGAAGGCGGTGGCGTCCATGCCCGCGCTCAGGCCCAGCCACCCCTCGCCGAGCCCTCGCAGGAGGAG
Proteins encoded in this window:
- the LOC127760415 gene encoding two-component response regulator ORR26, which produces MDATAFPYGLRVLVVDDDPTWLKILEKMLRKCSYEVTTCGLARVALDILRERKNKFDIVISDVNMPDMDGFKLLEHIGLEMDLPVIMMSIDGETSRVMKGVQHGACDYLLKPVRMKELRNIWQHVYRKKMHEVKEIEGNDSCDDLQILRNSFEGLDEKSLFMRSDSDTMRKRKDVDKDHADQESSDGNTVKKARVVWSVDLHQKFVNAVNQIGFDKVGPKKILDLMNVPGLTRENVASHLQKYRLYLSRLQKQNEERILGAARQDFSHKGTSENLNLRSSFQEQPSNIANGYPHASQNIQTQANMLDSQLEDTKSTVPLPVPDKKRTLASDAADSQNVTSASSLGGVLSFKSMPVNQDRKPSETMILECQAWTGGIPSKQFMQYPKHNHERCDLLGDYSCLPKPDLEHPVGPSNLYAPPPLISMSCGMEGDARDFSDVKPAIMDCIKSLSPALTCTVDSVSVQLSDSVVTSIDGDLKSSGVDGLPSIKDCCLDQTNSQGSLRPSQEPSIIGSTELASLPEDLPSYPLHGVSLENIGLSSIDLLNYSDAMILSGLQSNWYDDLEFSSEMMDYPSIDECLFASS